In one Nicotiana tomentosiformis chromosome 6, ASM39032v3, whole genome shotgun sequence genomic region, the following are encoded:
- the LOC108943435 gene encoding intracellular protein transport protein USO1-like — MRDHIIGEDYELWDIVTDGPLATMKKNAEGADVPKTRADCTAEDLRKWEKNTKAKKWLVCGLGPDEYNRIQSCTTAKEIWDTLQVAHEGTAQVKRSRVTLQYSQYENFSMKEGKTIQEMYTRFTTLTNVLKSLGRTLLEEDKVEKILTRVLPVSWESKITAIQESKNIETLKLDELIGNLNAYELRRQTMKMDVPKKERSLTLRITEGADLEEDEMAMITKDFKKYLMRGKSSSRGGNYNKCGKNDHHIKNCPQWEIEWKKERSERRNKKKEQVHPKKNKGSTKAMVAAWGESSDEDSDDEDEDEQALMAIGESDEESEVSIIHVNDKIKFLSKERLSELLLDFIDESEDINNEKKQLSKECVILKAKCKNLELRISEIVSENTALKNQVHAFESNVLELRSKNLKLKLGTSKKTAGCTELTLEENIGKLKDELYKKDEQRHEQDDEAIGLVKHLNETTSQTEVSLEERTCDGTCSSIPGNMTGGIEQNNSQTLVEPVPEPVSQQQNIEGTSRGNQLVVKPYRYQSSHPIENIITDPTSGIKTRSSLKILCTFDAFLSFIEPKNIVEALNKLDEDGTVTRNKARLVVQGYSQEEGIDYDETFAPVARLKAIRLLKTFADYIEFTLYQMDVKSAFLNGYLKEEAPRAWYERLSRFLLDHDYKRGKIDNTLFLKEKGLQIKQNSNGTMIHQQKYVKEFLKRFKMEDSKEIDTPITTATKKKPAGVEENVKKTWGSGSSEAAEGLVQLRKNIDEPVSSEQETLADLLKRVIESYNPKKKGSKVRALVKESGAKDAKIERLKKRLAEVETERDALRIELARENKKNDDILQDMLKLLQAKNQAPSSSES, encoded by the exons ATGAGAGACCACATAATTGGAGAAGACTacgagctatgggacattgttaCTGATGGTCCTTTGGCTACTATGAAGAAGAATGCTGAAGGAGCagatgtgccaaagacaagagctgactgcactgctgaGGACTTGAGAAAGTGGGAGAAGAATACTAaggccaagaaatggcttgtgtgtggacttggtccagacgAGTACAACAGAATTCAAAGttgtactactgctaaggaaatttgggacaccttgcaagtggctcatgaaggaactgCTCAGGTGAAGAGGTCCAGAGTTACTTTAcaatattctcaatatgagaatttctcTATGAAGGAAGGAAAGACtatccaagagatgtatacaaggttcaccacactgacTAATGTactaaagtctcttggaaggactcttcttgaagaagacaaagttgagAAAATTCTGACTAGGGTTCTACCAGTTTCTTGGGAAAGCAAAATCACTGCAATTCAGGAATCTAAGAACATTGAAACACTTAAACTGGATGAGCTGATTGGAAATCTCAATGCGTATGAACTTAGAAGGCagaccatgaagatggatgtgcccaagaaggaaaggagcctgacactcagaatcactgaaggtgctGATCTGGAggaagatgaaatggctatgatcaccaaggacttcaagaaaTACCTTATGAGAGGAAAAAGTTCTTCAAGAGGTGGAAATTACAACAAA TGTGGGAAGAATGATCATCACATCAAGAActgccctcaatgggaaattgaatggaagaaggaaagatctGAACGAAGGAACaagaagaaggaacaggttcatcccaagaagaacaaaggatcaacaaaggctatggttgctgcttggggagaaagctcagatgaggactcagatgatgaagatgaagatgaacaagcacttatggcaattggagaatccGATGAGGAATCTGAAGTAAGTATAATCCATGTAAACgacaagattaagtttttgtctaaagaaaggctatctgagttacttctagatttcattgatgaatctgaagatataaacaatgaaaagaaacagttgtctaaggaatgtgtgattttaaaagcaaagtgtaagaacctggaacttagAATTAGTGAGattgtaagtgaaaatactgcactaaagaaccaggttcatgcatttgaatcaaatgtcctagaacttagatctaaAAACCTAAAACtaaaattaggaacaagtaagaagacagCTGGTTGCACagaactcactctagaagaaaatataggtaaactaaaagatgagttgtataagaaggatgagcag agacatgaacaagatgatgaagcaattgggctggttaAACACTTAAATGAAACCACATCCCAGACTGAAGTATCTCTGGAGGAAAGAACATGTGATGGAACATGTTCATCTATCCCCGGCAACATGACAGGGGGAATAGAACAAAACAATTCTCAAACTTTAGTGGAACCTGTACCTGAACCTGTTTCACAGCAACAAAACATCGAGGGAACATCAAGGGGtaaccagttggttgtgaaaccttacagatatcaaagttctcatcctatTGAGAACATCatcactgatccaacctctggaatcaaaaccagatcttctttaAAGATTCTTTGCacttttgatgctttcttatctTTTATCGAACCtaaaaatattgttgaagcttt aaacaagcTTGATGAGGATGGAactgttacaaggaacaaggcaagattggtggttcaaggatatagccaagaggagggcatagactatgatgaaacctttgctccagttgcaaggttgaAAGCAATAAGACTCCTTAAAACCTTTGCTGATTACATTGAATTCACCCTctaccagatggatgtcaagagtgccttcctcaatggctatctaaaggaagaa gcaccaagagcatggtatgaaagattatcaaggTTTTTGCTTGatcatgactacaagagaggtaaaattgacaatactttgttcttgaaagaaaaag gcttacaaattaaacaaaattcaaatggaactatgatccatcagcagaaatATGTAAAAGAGtttcttaaaaggtttaaaatggaagattccaaagaaattgacactcctattacaacagctacaaa aaAAAAACCTGCTGGAGTAGAGGAGAATGTAAAGAAAACATGGGGAAGTGGGTCTAGCGAAGCCGCTGAAGGGCTGGTTCAACTtcggaaaaatatagatgaacctgtttcATCTGAACAGGAAACCCTCGCAGACCTTCTGAAAAGAGTGATTGaaagttataatccaaagaagaaagggag caaggtgcgagccttggtaaaagaaagtggggctaaggatgctaaGATTGAGAGgttgaagaagaggttggcagaggtggagactgagagagatgctctcagaattgagctggcaagagaaaataagaagaatgatgacattcttcaggatatgctgaaactcctccaagccaaaaaccaagcacCTAGTTCTTCCGAGTCTTAA